The segment ATCTGCCCCCTCTCTTGTCCCTTGCTTGCTCTGATGTCACTATGAATGAACTGCTGCTGTACATCGTGGCCACCTTCAATGAGATCACCACCATCGTGATCATCCTCACCTCCTACTTGCTAATTCTCATCACCATCCTGAGGATGCACTCTGCCGAGGGAAGGCACAAAGCCTTTTCCACCTGTGCCTCCCACCTCACAGCCATCCTTGTCTTCCACGGAACAATCCTTTTCACTTACTGCCGGCCCAGTTCTGGCAACAGTGTGGATACTGACAAGGTGGCCACAGTGTTCTACACTGTAGTGATTCCCATGCTCAACCCCCTCATCTATAGCCTCCGGAACAAGGATGTGAAGGAAGCACTCAAGAAAGTGTTGGGATCTAGATTACcttttgaaaaactattttcttaaCTAGATTCAGAGTCTAGTCTCTCATCTGAGACTTTAATGACGGGCTGGATTTGGGTGGGTGTGAATGGAAAAGTAaagtaaggaaataaaacttGGGGACTCTGcatgctgttttgttttccacttggTTATCTAATTAAGCCATATAATATCTTTCATGGATAATTTAAATACACCTTTTATGGGACCATATCTGTGTTATTCTTATACCAGTAGTGTAGCTTTGCAATTAATTGTTATgcaaaaaaattttccaaatggtTCAACATGATAAAACTTTAGAATAACTACATGTAAATTTTTCTAAAGGAGAATACTTGAGATATTTTCCATTTGCTGGTAATTTCACCATGCTGCTCCTGATcttgaaaatgtcaaaaaataaaaataaaaaaagaaaaagaaaagaaagcaaaagaaaagaagagaacatAAAAGATCAAGATTTCTGTTATAATAAACCTGATAAAGACAGGAagttccggggtgcctgggtggctcgcttggttgagtgtccgacttcagctcaggtcatgatctcacagtttgtgagttcgaactccacgtcaggctctgtgttgacagctcagagcctggagtctgcttgagattctgtgtttcctcctctctctgcccgtcccatgctcatgcttgtctctctctgtctctcaataataaataaacgttaaggaaaaaaaaaatttaaaaaaaggaagttcagaggagtggacattttttttttggtttgtttgtattttgttttaatgtgactGCAGTTTCAAGAACCACTTTTAAAACATCCTTATCATTCTTTGTGAACTATCTCCTCTCTGCACTGaaatttctcatagttctggtaGTTTGGTTCTATTCCCAGTTCCTCTGGAAAGTCATATTTATTGTTCAATGAAGATTCATGGTGCACTGACTTTATGCTACTCATTCATCTAGGAACTTGGGATATATTAGTGAAAAAAGCAATGAATGATCTTCGCTTTCCTGGAACTTTTATTTTAGCAGGCAATAtacaattaaagaaattaattattattaaaaatacatttaagccATGTGAAGTATTTTAATCACTCATTGGGTAGTAGAGTAACTCCTAATGTAAAACAGTATGTTCATAGAAGATTTCACTGAAAAGCTGCATTTGAACAAAAACTTAAGGGAAAGCATTTCAGTGTGCAGGAAACATGAGGAGAAAAGACCATAAAGAAAGAGACAGtaatattttttggaaaacaaaaaacaatacacaaaatcAAAGAGGTCAGACtagattgaagaagcagaggtggTTAAGAGTAATAGAATAGGACAAGGTTTCAAAGGGACTATTTTCCCAACTcgatatttaactttttaaatatttctgctttAACTCTCAGTGAATCATGATGACCTAAAGGAAGGATATTCACCCTTCTCCAACAGGGTCAGAGTGGATGGCAGGGAGGAAGACACTTATGCCTGCTATATGGTAGCCACTCAATATTTGATAAAGATGGTTTTTATAATTCCATAACTTTTGTAATGGTTGTAGGTATATATGGGACTAATCAGGGGTTGgagaagtgattttaaaatataacattttgggggcacctggatggctcagttgtttaagtgtctgactcttggttttggctcaggtcatgatctcatggttcatgagttcaaaccccacattgggctctatgctgacagtgtggagcctgcttggtattctctctctctccctgtctctctgccccttctacactctctctctctccttttcttccagactaaattaataaacaaaaatatatttatataattttttgtataaaattttccTAATGCTGCTCCAGAGTTTCAAGCATTATGTCagagaaaaatgattaattttaattgtttatttcatGACCTCAAGAGAATGGGGCAAGACATAATCTCTAGGGCTCATGTCCCAAAGGTTGCACTATAGATATACGAATATACCATCAGTCCCAACCAAGAGTGGCCTTACTTTTGCCATCAGCAGGTTTGTTTTCAGATTCTAGAGACCGGTTGATATTAATTTCAATGTAGGGATCTGGGAAGCAGCACGGTAGGGAAACTTACCCTTAGTTCTAGACAGTTCTTGAGAATTATTTAGTCATTACAAAAGTAACATATCTGAACCagcaaggaagagaaagtacatttatgCTACAAGGTTTTGTCTTAGAGGGCCTGGCTCAGATGAACAAGGGGTACCCTGGGTGGGAGGATAGAAGAGGTCTGAGAACTTCAGGAATGTGCATTGTTCTGTTTCTGTAAGTTACAGAAGATATAGTCAAGGTAGGAtagagaagatttaaataaaatgaaactagcAGAGATTGAATAGACTCtctagtgaaaaaaaattaaaaggggccAGCTTTAATTAAGAcgataaagcagaaaaaaattagagaaaaattagaacaaaatagggaaacaaaggcaagaagattTCAGCTGTTATATTTCTTGGACTCAATGGTAGAGAAAGATTTTACCAACAATGTAATAATAGTATTTGGGATGCAAGAATCATCATGTTGAATAtcacattcatttaaaatgaaacctGAAAAGCCTTAGTaagttaaatattatattaagcaAGAAGTGTGATAATGAGAACATCTAGCTTCATGATGGATGTCTTTTGAGGTTGTCTTTAATACTCAGACGTATGACTGACTATAGGGACAGAGAGGTCCATTAAGCTCTCAGTCTTGAATATGATCTGATATCTTTATTGATGGGCCATCTGAAACTATTTCTTGGGTTGTGGGTCCAGAGATACCCTTAACAGAGAGATGATTAACAGTTTTCTGGTGTCTAGACCTAGAACATGGGTCAGAGTCTGGTGTGTAGGAATAGACACATGGCTGGAACTCCAATCAGGGCACTAGTCACAGATACGTAGATTAGTCCCTACTTGCATATCATTGGGAAAGTCAAGGTTTCTTTTATCACCCCTAGAATAAGGAAGTGGACATGATTATCTTTATCACCTATTCTAATTATTTATCAAGCGATGAGGAAAGATTGAGAATTAAGAGCCCATTTGTTGAGAAGAATATCCTGAAAAACAAGTTAAGGTTTATTTGATATCAGATTTACtgagtcagaaagaaaaagattaaagtaCTTTGTGAAATGTAACATAAAGTGTTATGGgtgttttttcttaatgtcatAGTGTAAACATATGTTGTAGACATTAATTTGTTTGGAAATTCCTCATTTTTGTACTGATTATAAGGCTGGCATAATCAGTCATTATATTATCCTAGGTGTATCTTTTATGAACTTCTAATGTTCAAGGGAAACTGAAAACTTTATGGGAAGTTTGatttaaaataaccataaatCCCTTTATCTCATATACtacttataaatattaaaatttacagTTGAGTACTTAAACAATCTTTAAAGGTTTTATCTAtcaacctatttatttatttatttgtttgtttgtttgtttatttatttacataatctctacacccaatgtgggtcttgaacttaaAACGCcgagattggggcgcctgggtggcgcagtaggttaagcgtccgacttcagccaggtcacgatctcgcggtccgtgagttcgagccccgcgtcgggctctgggctgatgctcagagcctggagcctgtttctgattctgtgtctccctctctctctgcccctcccccattcatgctttgtctctctctgtcccaaaaataaacgttgaaaaaaaaatttttaaaaacgccgagatcaagagccgcatgctctagtcagccaggcaccccaaagacttaaaattttttaattcaataattatattgatttttaacttaaagagcatttgaaaactgttttgcatattttcaaatattagctAGTTAGCATATCTTGCtaacaaacacataaagaaattatgaaaagacATTTTGCTTCATCTTCCAGTGGTGTAAGGGGCAGATAGGCAAGCTTCTTAGTTGTTCactctctttaatatttttattttcaggaccAGTTCAGATTCTGACAAGCAGAAACCATCATGTTACCATCAGATAGAAATAAAACTGGGGCTGTGTTCACTCTCTTGGGCTTCTCAGATTACCCAGAACTGCAAGTCCctctcttcttgatttttttggcCATCTACAGTGTCACTGTTGTAGGAAATATTGGGATGATAGTTATAATCAAGATTAACTTCAAACtgcacacccccatgtactttttcctcaGCCACCTCTCATTTGTGGATTTCTGCTATTCCTCCATCATTGTTCCCAAGACCCTGGCAAACCTAGTTGTAGAAGACAGGACCATTTCACTTTCAGGATGTGTAgtccaattctttttcttttgcaccTTTGTGGTAGCTGAATCCTTTTTATTGGctgtgatggcctatgaccgtTTTGTGGCCATCTGCAACCCTCTGCTCTACACAGTGGCCATGTCCCAGAAACTCTGTGCCATGCTGGTGGTCGGATCATACGCATGGGGAGTAGCATGTTCCCTGATACTCACATGTTCTGCTATCAGGTTATCTTTCCAGGGTTTCAACACAATCAATCACTTCTTCTGTGAGTTCTCTGCATTGCTGTCCCTGTCTTGCTCTGATATTTACATCAATCAGttgctgcttttcatttttgccaCCTTTAATGAGGTCAGCACACTGCTCATCATTCTCATGTCTTATGTGTTTATCATTGTCACCATCCTCAAGATGCGTTCAGCCAGTGGTCGTCGcaaagccttctccacctgtgcctCCCACTTGACAGCCATCACCATCTTCCACGGAACCATCCTCTTCCTCTACTGTGTTCCTAACTCCAAAAACTCCAGGCATACAGTCAAAGTGGCGTCTGTGTTTTACACAGTGGTGATCCCTATGCTGAATCCCTTGATCTACAGTCTGAGAAATAAGGATGTCAAGGATACAGTCAGCAAGATAATggatactaaaatatttttttcttaagcatatTATTTGATTAGAGTTTGGCCCTGAAATATAAATTGTGTACCCATAAAGGTTGATtataaagatacatttaaaaataatgaagagtcGATGTACAATGAAAAGAATGCACATTTTTATTCAAAGAGACTGACCTTGATGCTCTCTCTTGCTTACTGGAAAAAAAGTCAGCAATCCCCCCTCATCTTTGGTTTTTAATCCACAAAAATGAGGTAACATAAGTTAGCTCCTAATCTGATTGTGAGGTCTAAAaggtaatataaatattatgtggATACTTTGTGTaatatcaataaacattaatttaatttccctttcttgtAACATACCTGGAGTAGACTAGGCTCtcaataaacatatgaatttaTCTCCTAAAAGTAAAAGTAGCAGTTAAAATGGGACATAGCATTCCTTTCTGCCAATGTAAAAGCCAGTGTTAACAGTAGGGCAGTGAAGAAAGTGGCCTTTGTATAAAGTGGGAATGAAAAGTACCACCAAGTGTTTGAAAGAAAAGTTCAAGTCCCTAGGGGACTCTAAATAACCCCTCAAAAAAACTAGGTGTTGTTTGAACTTGACTTTGGATAACAAGATGAA is part of the Felis catus isolate Fca126 chromosome D1, F.catus_Fca126_mat1.0, whole genome shotgun sequence genome and harbors:
- the LOC101097093 gene encoding olfactory receptor 5D18, with amino-acid sequence MLPSDRNKTGAVFTLLGFSDYPELQVPLFLIFLAIYSVTVVGNIGMIVIIKINFKLHTPMYFFLSHLSFVDFCYSSIIVPKTLANLVVEDRTISLSGCVVQFFFFCTFVVAESFLLAVMAYDRFVAICNPLLYTVAMSQKLCAMLVVGSYAWGVACSLILTCSAIRLSFQGFNTINHFFCEFSALLSLSCSDIYINQLLLFIFATFNEVSTLLIILMSYVFIIVTILKMRSASGRRKAFSTCASHLTAITIFHGTILFLYCVPNSKNSRHTVKVASVFYTVVIPMLNPLIYSLRNKDVKDTVSKIMDTKIFFS